Proteins from a genomic interval of Rhipicephalus microplus isolate Deutch F79 chromosome 6, USDA_Rmic, whole genome shotgun sequence:
- the mRpL4 gene encoding mitochondrial ribosomal protein L4: MAAAMRCVFVSFRLVKNSGSQSVFCQRLCSQAPVSVAGEVPLPAADGAVSAAPPRPPLPLVIKRDLAYPSKFTPNREAWVENLDTVESEKLGLVPLHPKVFGVFPRIDTLHWNINWQSNYQKVDWTTTESRAERRGGGRKPWPQKGTGRARHGSIRSPLWKGGGVAHGPRGPRTYYYMLPFFRRVQGLTTALSVKLAQDDLKIVDSLDLPTNDSKYLLKLVDERFWGPSVLFVDNTDYVPENIALICDEVKHFNIMPVYGLNVHSMLKHDTLVLTLSAVEEIENKLLYQLHRIDGKEVAQRDYRRPYL, translated from the exons ATGGCTGCTGCCATGCGATGCGTCTTCGTGAGCTTTCGGCTGGTTAAA AATTCTGGATCTCAGAGTGTCTTTTGCCAAAGGTTATGCAGTCAGGCTCCAGTCTCCGTGGCAGGCGAAGTGCCTCTTCCAGCAGCTGATGGCGCAG TATCAGCTGCCCCACCAAGACCGCCACTGCCACTTGTAATAAAGAGGGACCTCGCCTACCCTTCCAAGTTCACACCAAACAGGGAGGCATGGGTTGAGAACTTGGACACCGTCGAATCGGAGAAGCTAGGACTCGTGCCACTTCACCCAAAAGTCTTTGGCGTGTTTCCCAG GATTGACACACTGCACTGGAACATAAACTGGCAGAGCAACTACCAGAAAGTG GACTGGACGACAACGGAGTCCCGTGCCGAGCGGAGAGGTGGAGGCCGCAAGCCATGGCCACAAAAGGGCACTGGCCGAGCACGTCATGGCAGCATCCGGTCGCCCCTCTGGAAAGGAG GTGGCGTAGCTCATGGGCCCCGTGGACCGAGGACGTACTACTACATGCTGCCCTTCTTTCGGCGCGTCCAGGGTCTCACAACTGCACTCTCTGTCAAGCTCGCACAG GATGACCTGAAGATAGTGGACAGCCTGGATCTTCCCACTAATGACTCCAAG TATCTGCTGAAGCTGGTGGACGAAAGGTTCTGGGGACCTTCGGTGCTGTTTGTGGACAA CACGGATTATGTCCCTGAAAACATAGCCCTGATCTGCGACGAAGTGAAGCACTTCAACATAATGCCCGTTTATG GACTCAACGTACACAGCATGTTGAAGCACGACACGCTCGTTCTGACTCTCTCTGCCGTCGAGGAAATCGAGAACAAGCTCCTCTACCAGCTTCACAGAATTGACGGCAAAGAGGTTGCGCAGCGAGACTACAGAAGGCCCTACCTGTAA